From Actinoplanes oblitus, a single genomic window includes:
- the ligD gene encoding non-homologous end-joining DNA ligase, which yields MPDRFVVRLEGRDLELSNLDKPMFPAAGFTKGEVIDYYTRIAPLLLPHLRDRPVTRIRYPNGVEGAHFFEKNKPAGTPSWVRLETLPAPGSTKSRETIEYVVVDELPTLVWLANLAAIELHTPQWRIGADPDLLVVDLDPGAPAGLRECCAVAVLMRDRLAEDGITAYPKTSGKKGMQLCCPISGTQTADVVSGYARRVAEELARLVPASITAKMARQLRPGKIFIDWSQNNAAKTTVTPYSLRAGASPTASTPLTWAETEAMATGDTEARQFTAAEALHRADTHGDLLADLLDPGPELPVH from the coding sequence ATGCCTGACCGTTTCGTGGTGCGGCTGGAGGGTCGCGACCTGGAGCTGTCCAACCTGGACAAACCGATGTTCCCGGCGGCCGGCTTCACCAAGGGCGAGGTGATCGACTACTACACCCGGATCGCCCCGCTCCTGCTGCCGCACCTGCGCGACCGCCCGGTGACCCGGATCCGCTACCCCAACGGCGTCGAGGGCGCCCACTTCTTCGAGAAGAACAAACCCGCCGGTACGCCGTCCTGGGTGCGCCTGGAGACGTTGCCGGCACCGGGCTCCACCAAGAGCCGGGAGACCATCGAGTACGTCGTCGTCGACGAGCTGCCCACCCTGGTCTGGCTGGCCAACCTCGCCGCGATCGAGCTGCACACCCCGCAGTGGCGGATCGGCGCCGACCCGGATCTGCTCGTGGTCGACCTGGATCCGGGCGCGCCGGCCGGGCTGCGGGAGTGCTGTGCGGTGGCGGTGCTGATGCGCGACCGGCTGGCCGAGGACGGGATCACCGCGTACCCGAAGACCTCCGGCAAGAAGGGCATGCAGCTGTGCTGCCCGATCTCCGGCACCCAGACCGCCGACGTGGTCTCCGGTTACGCCAGACGCGTCGCCGAGGAACTCGCCAGACTCGTCCCCGCCTCGATCACCGCCAAGATGGCCAGACAGCTGCGCCCCGGCAAAATTTTCATCGACTGGAGTCAGAACAACGCCGCCAAGACGACAGTCACCCCGTACTCCCTGCGCGCCGGCGCCTCACCCACCGCGTCGACTCCACTGACCTGGGCGGAAACCGAGGCCATGGCGACCGGTGACACCGAGGCCCGTCAGTTCACCGCCGCCGAGGCCCTGCACCGCGCCGACACCCACGGCGACCTCCTCGCCGACCTCCTCGATCCCGGCCCCGAGCTGCCCGTTCACTGA
- the ligD gene encoding non-homologous end-joining DNA ligase: MPGSPLSPMLATAGRLPVGADWSYEFKWDGVRVLALFSGGPPDLFARSGAVVTAAYPEIAELHLPEGTLLDGEMVCFDAAGRPSFTALAERMHVRDPNRAARLAATLPATYLIFDLLYLDGMDYTGLPYLARRERLEELDLAGPRWMVPPSFGDGPATEAAARENHLEGVLAKRSDSVYLPGQRSPDWIKVKFDRTGDYVIGGWRPGARKLGGLLIGVPTPDGLAFRGRVGGGIGAVAEKELLARLTPLATPDSPFASGAVPRADAKGAMWVRPELVAEIRYGNQTPDRRLRFPRFLRLRDDKRPAECSDDA; this comes from the coding sequence GTGCCGGGATCACCGCTGTCCCCGATGCTCGCGACCGCGGGCCGGCTTCCCGTGGGCGCGGACTGGAGCTACGAATTCAAGTGGGACGGAGTCCGGGTTCTCGCGCTGTTCAGCGGCGGGCCGCCGGACCTGTTCGCCCGCTCCGGCGCCGTGGTGACCGCCGCCTACCCGGAGATCGCCGAGCTGCACCTGCCCGAGGGCACCCTGCTGGACGGCGAGATGGTCTGCTTCGACGCGGCCGGGCGCCCCTCGTTCACCGCCCTCGCCGAGCGGATGCACGTCCGCGACCCCAACCGGGCGGCCCGGCTCGCCGCCACCCTGCCGGCCACCTATCTGATCTTCGACCTGCTCTATCTCGACGGCATGGACTACACCGGGCTGCCCTATCTCGCCCGCCGCGAGCGCCTGGAGGAGCTGGATCTGGCCGGGCCGCGCTGGATGGTGCCGCCGTCGTTCGGCGACGGTCCGGCCACCGAGGCCGCCGCGCGGGAGAACCACCTCGAGGGCGTGCTGGCCAAGCGCTCCGACTCGGTCTACCTGCCCGGCCAGCGCTCCCCCGACTGGATAAAGGTCAAGTTCGACCGGACCGGTGACTACGTGATCGGCGGCTGGCGACCCGGCGCCCGCAAGCTGGGCGGCCTGCTGATCGGCGTGCCGACCCCGGACGGCCTGGCCTTCCGCGGTCGGGTGGGCGGTGGGATCGGCGCCGTCGCCGAGAAGGAGCTGCTGGCGCGGCTGACGCCGCTCGCCACCCCGGATTCGCCGTTCGCTTCCGGAGCGGTGCCCCGCGCGGATGCCAAAGGAGCGATGTGGGTACGCCCGGAGCTGGTCGCCGAGATCCGTTACGGCAACCAGACGCCCGACCGTCGCCTCCGGTTCCCGCGCTTTCTCCGGTTGCGTGACGACAAGAGACCCGCGGAGTGTTCCGACGATGCCTGA
- the ku gene encoding non-homologous end joining protein Ku yields the protein MRAIWKGAVSFGLVSIAVKLYSATEEKDIRFHQVHRTDGGRIKYQRTCSVDGEAVSYDDIAKGYDIGGGEMVILTDEDFADLPLSTSRAIDVLEFVPAEQIDPILFAKAYYLEPEGQAAKPYVLLRDALRDADRVAIVKIAIRQREQLATLRVRDDVLVLNTMLWPDEVRAPEFGFLDDDIETRPAELAMASSLIDSMAGDFQPDDFSDNYRAALQEVIDAKVEGREVVQPEEAEEAAPAAVDLMAALKASVERAKKARGEADSENSEKSAKKAVKKATPAKKAAKSTPAAKKATAPRKSTTAAKATKKSA from the coding sequence ATGCGAGCGATCTGGAAAGGCGCGGTCTCGTTCGGTCTGGTGTCGATCGCGGTCAAGCTGTACTCGGCGACCGAGGAGAAGGACATCCGCTTCCACCAGGTCCATCGCACCGACGGGGGGCGGATCAAGTACCAGCGCACCTGCTCCGTGGACGGCGAGGCGGTGAGCTATGACGACATCGCCAAGGGATACGACATCGGCGGCGGGGAAATGGTGATCTTGACGGATGAGGACTTCGCCGATCTTCCGTTGAGCACCTCGCGCGCCATTGACGTGCTGGAATTCGTGCCGGCCGAGCAGATCGACCCGATCCTGTTCGCCAAGGCGTATTACTTGGAGCCGGAGGGGCAGGCGGCGAAACCGTACGTGCTGCTGCGGGACGCGCTGCGGGACGCCGACCGGGTGGCCATCGTGAAGATCGCCATCCGGCAGCGGGAGCAGCTGGCCACCCTGCGCGTCCGGGACGACGTGCTGGTGCTGAACACCATGCTCTGGCCGGACGAGGTGCGCGCGCCGGAGTTCGGGTTCCTGGACGACGACATCGAGACCCGGCCGGCCGAGCTCGCCATGGCCAGCTCGCTGATCGACTCGATGGCCGGGGACTTCCAGCCGGACGACTTCAGCGACAACTACCGGGCGGCGCTGCAGGAGGTCATCGACGCCAAGGTGGAGGGCCGCGAGGTGGTGCAGCCGGAGGAGGCGGAGGAGGCGGCGCCGGCCGCTGTCGACCTGATGGCGGCACTGAAGGCCTCGGTGGAGCGGGCCAAGAAGGCGCGTGGCGAGGCGGACTCGGAAAACTCCGAAAAATCGGCCAAGAAGGCCGTGAAGAAAGCCACTCCCGCGAAAAAAGCCGCGAAAAGTACGCCGGCCGCCAAGAAGGCCACCGCGCCGCGGAAATCCACCACTGCGGCGAAGGCCACCAAGAAGAGCGCGTAG
- a CDS encoding NUDIX domain-containing protein — MALTWAESYLGKVRASIGDTDTIFFVGARTVLLDEQNRLLLIQRSDNHRWAIPAGAMELGESMEECAVRELWEETGLRATSLTPYAFYTAYTYTNDYGHTYQQVLMTFVVHSWEGELLRETEESVDAGFFPLDALPGPKSFVIDEALADLDEFRRSGRLVMK; from the coding sequence GTGGCATTGACGTGGGCTGAGTCTTACCTGGGCAAGGTGCGCGCGAGCATCGGCGACACCGACACGATCTTCTTCGTCGGTGCGCGCACCGTGCTGCTCGACGAGCAGAACCGGCTGCTGCTGATCCAGCGCTCGGACAATCACCGGTGGGCCATCCCGGCCGGTGCGATGGAGCTGGGCGAGAGCATGGAGGAGTGCGCGGTCCGGGAGCTGTGGGAGGAGACCGGGCTGCGGGCCACCTCGCTGACGCCGTACGCGTTCTACACGGCGTACACCTACACCAACGACTACGGGCACACGTACCAGCAGGTGCTGATGACCTTCGTGGTGCACAGCTGGGAGGGCGAGCTGCTCCGCGAGACCGAGGAGAGCGTGGACGCCGGCTTCTTCCCGCTCGACGCGCTGCCCGGGCCGAAATCGTTCGTGATCGACGAGGCGCTCGCCGACCTCGACGAGTTCCGCAGGAGCGGCCGGCTGGTCATGAAGTAG
- a CDS encoding MFS transporter, which translates to MTDRKRRLSVDLTPLRTSRDFRLVFVSGAVTSFGSFISYVTIPYQVAKLTDDPLMVGLIGVCELAPILIMAFVGGALADYLDRRLLVRGSEAALAVICGLLLINALSAEPHLWVLYVCAFLTAAVAGLQQPAMGAMLPRLVRSEELPAAMALQSLSRQFSQLIGPSLAGILIATLDLAWVYTFDLLTFAVSLVCLTLVKAVPPPPAADRPSLRSVVTGLKYAKSRPELLGTYLVDINAMFFGMPSALYPFLADRLGGPQVLGLLYAAPAVGSLVATVGSGWTQRVHRHGLMVIIAAALWGVGIVGVGLSDMLWLTLFSLAFAGAADMVSGLFRMIIWNQTIPDHLRGRLAGIEMLSYTTGPLLGQLRSGLMARTTLGVGGSIWVGGALCVAGSLVLAAALPKFVGYDGEHGVALKEAADAEWAASAEARAAAAG; encoded by the coding sequence GTGACCGACCGCAAACGCCGGCTGAGCGTGGATCTGACCCCGTTACGCACCTCCCGGGACTTCCGGCTCGTCTTCGTCAGTGGCGCGGTGACCAGTTTCGGGTCGTTCATCAGTTACGTCACCATTCCGTACCAGGTGGCGAAGCTGACCGACGACCCGCTCATGGTGGGCCTGATCGGGGTCTGCGAGCTGGCCCCAATTCTGATCATGGCGTTCGTCGGGGGCGCGCTCGCCGACTACCTGGACCGCCGGCTGCTGGTCCGGGGCAGCGAGGCGGCGCTCGCGGTGATCTGCGGCCTGCTGCTGATCAACGCACTCTCCGCCGAGCCGCATCTGTGGGTGCTCTACGTCTGCGCGTTCCTCACCGCCGCGGTGGCCGGTCTGCAACAACCGGCAATGGGCGCGATGCTGCCCCGGCTGGTGCGATCCGAGGAACTGCCGGCCGCGATGGCCCTGCAGTCGCTCAGCCGGCAGTTCTCCCAGCTGATCGGCCCCTCGCTGGCCGGCATCCTGATCGCCACCCTGGACCTGGCCTGGGTCTACACCTTCGACCTGCTCACCTTCGCGGTCTCGCTGGTCTGCCTGACCCTGGTCAAGGCGGTGCCGCCGCCCCCGGCCGCCGACCGGCCGTCGCTGCGCAGCGTGGTCACCGGCCTGAAGTACGCCAAGTCCCGCCCCGAGCTGCTCGGCACCTATCTGGTCGACATCAACGCGATGTTCTTCGGCATGCCGTCCGCGCTCTACCCGTTCCTGGCCGACCGGCTCGGCGGCCCGCAGGTGCTCGGCCTGCTCTACGCCGCTCCGGCGGTCGGCTCGCTGGTCGCCACTGTCGGCTCCGGCTGGACCCAGCGGGTGCACCGGCACGGCCTCATGGTGATCATCGCGGCCGCGCTCTGGGGGGTGGGGATCGTCGGGGTCGGGCTCTCCGACATGCTCTGGCTGACGCTGTTCTCCCTGGCCTTCGCCGGTGCCGCGGACATGGTCTCCGGGCTGTTCCGCATGATCATTTGGAACCAGACGATCCCCGATCATCTGCGCGGGCGGCTGGCCGGGATCGAGATGCTGTCGTACACCACCGGGCCGCTGCTCGGGCAGCTCCGGTCCGGGTTGATGGCCCGGACGACGCTCGGGGTCGGCGGGTCGATCTGGGTGGGCGGGGCGCTGTGCGTGGCGGGCAGCCTGGTGCTGGCGGCGGCGCTGCCGAAGTTCGTCGGGTACGACGGGGAGCATGGGGTCGCGCTGAAGGAGGCGGCCGACGCGGAGTGGGCGGCGTCGGCGGAGGCCCGCGCCGCGGCGGCGGGCTGA
- a CDS encoding PadR family transcriptional regulator, with product MAEASPLASGLRRGTLEFCVLAMVEFEDRYGTEIVRRLGEERTLAATEGTIYPLLSRLRRGGMLDSKWAESPSGPPRRYYSLTPTGRDALSAFRTEWVSFRQTVDRLVGTGEIA from the coding sequence ATGGCAGAGGCATCACCGTTGGCCTCCGGTCTCCGTCGCGGGACATTGGAGTTCTGCGTGCTCGCGATGGTGGAGTTCGAGGACCGGTATGGGACCGAGATCGTGCGCCGGCTCGGCGAAGAGCGGACTCTCGCCGCGACCGAGGGCACGATCTATCCGCTGCTGTCCCGGCTGCGCCGGGGCGGCATGCTGGACAGCAAATGGGCCGAGTCACCCAGCGGCCCGCCCCGCCGCTACTACAGCCTCACCCCGACCGGGCGGGACGCGTTGTCGGCGTTCCGCACCGAGTGGGTGTCGTTCCGTCAGACCGTCGACCGTCTCGTGGGAACCGGTGAGATCGCATGA
- a CDS encoding HAAS signaling domain-containing protein codes for MNPNQTDVVGEYLHEVDLRLSGLPLLQRRELLADLAAHIETERTDRNVRSESELIEILERLGSPEVVAAAAYEEAGTAREGAAGPAPFAAPAPPPFTAPAPPSSGQTPPLQPSPLARAGQSGKWIFAILAVVGVVIVLCLGSVLVMSRSAGDGPPEPAVTAPPAPIAPTASF; via the coding sequence ATGAACCCCAACCAGACCGACGTGGTCGGTGAATATCTGCACGAGGTGGACCTGCGCCTGAGCGGCCTGCCGCTGCTGCAGCGCCGGGAGCTGCTGGCCGACCTCGCCGCGCACATCGAGACCGAGCGGACCGACCGCAACGTGCGCAGCGAGAGCGAGCTGATCGAGATCCTGGAGCGGCTGGGCAGCCCGGAGGTGGTCGCCGCCGCGGCCTACGAGGAGGCCGGCACCGCCCGCGAGGGTGCCGCCGGCCCGGCTCCGTTCGCCGCGCCGGCACCGCCCCCGTTCACCGCGCCGGCACCGCCGTCCAGCGGGCAGACGCCGCCCCTGCAGCCGTCGCCGCTCGCCCGGGCCGGGCAGTCCGGCAAGTGGATCTTCGCGATCCTGGCGGTGGTGGGCGTGGTGATCGTGCTCTGCCTCGGCTCCGTTCTGGTGATGTCCCGGAGCGCCGGCGACGGGCCGCCCGAGCCCGCGGTGACGGCGCCCCCGGCCCCGATCGCGCCGACGGCAAGCTTCTAG
- a CDS encoding DNA repair helicase XPB: MNGGPLIVQSDKTLLLEVDHPDAQACRMAIAPFAELERSPEHVHTYRLTPLGLWNSRAAGHDAESVVDALIKFSRYPVPHALLVDVAETMDRYGRLQLLNDPVHGLVLRGLDKIVLLEVSKSKKLAGMLGARLDDETIAVHGSERGRLKQALLKLGWPAEDLAGYVDGEAHSIDLAEDGWTLRSYQQEAVDGFWAGGSGVVVLPCGAGKTLVGAAAMATAKATTLILVTNTVAGRQWKRELIARTSLTEEEIGEYSGERKEIRPVTIATYQVLTSRRGGTFTHLDLFGARDWGLVIYDEVHLLPAPIFRFTADLQARRRLGLTATLVREDGREGDVFSLIGPKRYDAPWKDIEAQGWIAPAECVEVRVTLTEAERMTYAVTDSEERYKVAATARTKLPVVKALIDRHPDEQVLVIGGFLDQLHTLGEYLDAPIVEGSTTNKERERLFDAFRSGELRTLVLSKVGNFSIDLPEAAVAIQVSGTFGSRQEEAQRLGRVLRPKGDGRQAHFYTVVSRDTIDTEYAAHRQRFLAEQGYAYTIVDADDVLGPPLPQVD; this comes from the coding sequence GTGAACGGCGGACCACTGATCGTTCAGTCCGACAAGACCCTGCTCCTCGAAGTGGATCATCCGGATGCCCAGGCCTGCCGGATGGCCATCGCCCCGTTCGCCGAGCTGGAGCGCTCGCCCGAGCACGTGCACACCTACCGGCTGACCCCGCTCGGCCTGTGGAACTCGCGGGCCGCCGGGCACGACGCGGAGAGCGTCGTCGACGCGCTGATCAAGTTCTCGCGGTACCCGGTGCCGCACGCGCTGCTGGTCGACGTCGCCGAGACGATGGACCGCTACGGCCGCCTGCAGCTGCTCAACGACCCGGTGCACGGCCTGGTCCTGCGCGGCCTCGACAAGATCGTGCTGCTCGAGGTGTCGAAATCGAAGAAGCTGGCCGGGATGCTCGGCGCCCGGCTCGACGACGAGACCATCGCGGTGCACGGCTCCGAGCGCGGCCGGCTCAAGCAGGCGCTGCTCAAGCTGGGCTGGCCGGCCGAGGACCTGGCCGGTTACGTGGACGGCGAGGCGCACTCCATCGATCTCGCCGAGGACGGCTGGACGCTGCGGTCCTACCAGCAGGAGGCGGTGGACGGCTTCTGGGCCGGCGGCTCCGGCGTGGTGGTGCTGCCGTGCGGCGCCGGCAAGACGCTGGTCGGTGCGGCAGCGATGGCGACGGCCAAGGCGACCACCCTGATCCTGGTGACCAACACGGTCGCCGGCCGGCAGTGGAAACGGGAGCTGATCGCGCGTACCTCGCTGACCGAGGAGGAGATCGGCGAGTACAGCGGCGAGCGCAAGGAGATCCGGCCGGTCACCATCGCGACGTACCAGGTGCTCACGTCGCGGCGCGGCGGCACCTTCACCCACCTGGACCTGTTCGGCGCGCGGGACTGGGGGCTGGTCATCTACGACGAGGTGCACCTGCTGCCCGCGCCGATCTTCCGGTTCACCGCCGACCTGCAGGCCCGCCGCCGGCTCGGGCTGACCGCGACGCTGGTCCGGGAGGACGGCCGGGAGGGCGACGTGTTCTCGCTGATCGGCCCGAAACGCTACGACGCGCCGTGGAAGGACATCGAGGCACAGGGCTGGATCGCCCCCGCGGAGTGCGTCGAGGTGCGGGTGACGCTGACCGAGGCGGAGCGGATGACGTACGCGGTGACCGACTCCGAGGAGCGCTACAAGGTGGCCGCCACCGCGCGTACCAAACTGCCGGTGGTCAAGGCGCTGATCGACCGGCACCCGGACGAGCAGGTGCTGGTGATCGGCGGTTTCCTGGACCAGTTGCACACGCTCGGCGAGTACCTGGACGCCCCGATCGTCGAGGGCTCGACCACGAACAAGGAGCGGGAGCGGCTGTTCGACGCGTTCCGCTCCGGCGAGCTGCGCACCCTGGTGCTCTCCAAGGTCGGCAACTTCTCCATCGACCTGCCCGAGGCGGCGGTGGCGATCCAGGTCTCCGGCACGTTCGGCTCCCGGCAGGAGGAGGCGCAGCGGCTCGGGCGGGTGCTGCGGCCCAAGGGCGACGGGCGGCAGGCGCACTTCTACACCGTCGTCTCCCGGGACACCATCGACACCGAGTACGCCGCGCACCGGCAGCGCTTCCTGGCCGAGCAGGGGTACGCGTACACCATCGTGGACGCGGACGACGTGCTCGGCCCGCCGTTGCCGCAGGTCGACTAG
- a CDS encoding helicase-associated domain-containing protein has product MATTFADQLRSLPDEALGALLQLRPDLVVPVPADISALAVRAQSRGSVARCLDGLDEFTLTILDAARVTRAADTALTSVPAILDLATGVAEDDVRVAVDRLRVRFLLHGPLEALQVVAAVDEVTSPYPAGLGRPADYLDPHAAALVADRAKLRRTVLAAPPGARAVLDRLAAGPPVGTLSRGGELRNGDTRGGDAGRGSEVAESIRWLVDQHILVPISEAGRAPRADGDLVELPREVGLLLRRDTGPLGALRPFPPLPEAPARDPKAVDSAGAGQTMEAVRATEAVLEALAAEPAPVLKTGGLGVRDLKRLARAAGVDEAGAALLIEVAHAAGLLGETETPVHRAPGAVQDIFLPTGTYDLWRAAGMAHRWITLAHAWLSMTRQPGLVGRRDERDRPINALAPDAERAGAPQARREALDALAELEPGSAPAVDDLLALLAWQAPRRARGRELGHRDGYSGAALLGITGLGALTSYARLLLTDAEATDSDPLGLHPEEAPADAVRALDHLLPAPVDHVLVQADLTVVVPGPPEPELAGELDVVAEPESAGGASVFRVTPASVRRALDVGYTAADLHTLFRRRSRTPVPQTLTYLIDDAARKHGGLRSGSAGSYLRSDDEALIVEVLADKRVTGLDLRRIAPTVLVSPRPVARLLGALREAGYAPVAEDSGGATVLTRPKARRAPSRTPRVMEPAGPPSLAGPRLAGVVEQLRRGDIATRAARRAPVTVRAAQGQAVPGLTAVQQHTQAMAVLQQAVRDRAKVWVGYVDSHGATLSRLVRPVSLSAGYLRAEDERGESLHTFALHRITAAVTEE; this is encoded by the coding sequence ATGGCCACCACATTTGCGGATCAACTCCGGTCGCTGCCCGACGAGGCGCTGGGCGCGCTCCTCCAGCTGCGCCCCGACCTGGTCGTTCCGGTGCCCGCCGACATCTCGGCGCTGGCCGTGCGCGCGCAGTCGCGCGGCTCGGTCGCCCGCTGCCTGGACGGGCTGGACGAGTTCACCCTGACGATTCTCGACGCCGCCCGGGTCACCCGGGCGGCTGACACCGCCCTCACCTCGGTGCCGGCCATCCTCGACCTGGCCACCGGGGTGGCCGAGGACGACGTCCGGGTGGCTGTCGACCGTCTCCGGGTCCGGTTCCTGCTGCACGGCCCGCTGGAGGCGCTCCAGGTGGTCGCCGCGGTGGACGAGGTGACCTCGCCGTACCCGGCCGGGCTGGGTCGCCCGGCGGATTACCTGGACCCGCACGCGGCGGCGCTGGTCGCCGACCGGGCCAAGCTGCGCCGCACCGTGCTGGCCGCGCCGCCGGGCGCCCGCGCGGTGCTGGACCGGCTCGCCGCCGGCCCGCCGGTCGGCACGCTCAGCCGTGGAGGCGAGCTGCGCAACGGCGACACCCGCGGCGGTGACGCCGGGCGCGGCAGCGAGGTCGCCGAGTCGATCCGCTGGCTGGTCGACCAGCACATCCTGGTACCGATCTCGGAGGCCGGCCGCGCCCCGCGCGCCGACGGCGACCTGGTCGAGCTGCCCCGCGAGGTGGGCCTGCTGCTGCGCCGGGACACCGGACCGCTGGGCGCGCTGCGCCCGTTCCCGCCGCTGCCCGAGGCGCCCGCGCGCGACCCGAAAGCCGTGGACTCGGCCGGCGCCGGGCAGACCATGGAGGCGGTGCGCGCCACCGAGGCGGTGCTGGAGGCGCTCGCGGCCGAGCCGGCCCCGGTGCTCAAGACCGGCGGGCTGGGCGTACGCGACCTGAAACGGCTGGCCCGGGCGGCCGGCGTGGACGAGGCGGGCGCGGCCCTGCTGATCGAGGTGGCGCACGCGGCCGGCCTGCTCGGCGAGACGGAGACCCCGGTGCACCGGGCGCCCGGCGCGGTCCAGGACATCTTCCTGCCCACCGGGACGTACGACCTGTGGCGGGCGGCCGGGATGGCGCACCGCTGGATCACCCTGGCCCACGCCTGGCTGAGCATGACCCGCCAGCCCGGCCTGGTCGGCCGGCGCGACGAGCGGGACCGGCCGATCAACGCGCTGGCCCCGGACGCGGAGCGGGCCGGTGCGCCGCAGGCCCGGCGAGAGGCGCTGGACGCCCTCGCCGAGCTGGAGCCGGGATCGGCCCCCGCTGTCGACGATCTGCTGGCGCTGCTGGCCTGGCAGGCGCCCCGCCGGGCACGCGGGCGCGAGCTCGGGCACCGGGACGGGTACTCCGGGGCCGCGTTGCTCGGGATCACCGGGCTCGGGGCGCTCACGTCGTACGCGAGGCTTCTGCTCACCGACGCCGAGGCGACCGACAGCGATCCGCTCGGCCTGCACCCGGAGGAGGCTCCCGCGGACGCGGTCCGCGCCCTGGACCACCTGCTGCCCGCACCGGTCGACCACGTCCTGGTCCAGGCGGACCTGACCGTGGTGGTGCCGGGACCGCCGGAGCCGGAGCTGGCCGGCGAGCTGGACGTGGTCGCCGAGCCGGAGTCGGCCGGCGGGGCCAGCGTCTTCCGGGTCACCCCGGCCAGCGTGCGGCGTGCCCTCGACGTCGGGTACACCGCGGCCGACCTGCACACCCTGTTCCGCCGGCGGTCCCGGACGCCGGTGCCGCAGACGCTCACCTACCTGATCGACGACGCGGCCCGCAAGCATGGCGGGCTGCGCAGCGGTTCGGCCGGCTCCTACCTGCGCAGCGACGACGAGGCGCTGATCGTCGAGGTGCTCGCCGACAAGCGGGTGACCGGTCTCGATCTGCGCCGGATCGCGCCGACAGTGCTGGTCAGCCCGCGCCCGGTGGCCCGGCTGCTGGGCGCGCTGCGCGAGGCCGGGTATGCCCCGGTCGCCGAGGACTCCGGTGGCGCGACCGTGCTGACCAGGCCGAAAGCCCGGCGCGCGCCGAGCCGCACCCCGCGGGTCATGGAACCGGCCGGCCCGCCGTCGCTGGCCGGGCCACGGCTGGCCGGGGTGGTGGAGCAGCTGCGGCGCGGCGACATCGCGACCCGGGCGGCCCGGCGGGCACCGGTCACCGTGCGCGCGGCGCAGGGGCAGGCGGTGCCCGGTCTGACCGCGGTGCAGCAGCACACCCAGGCGATGGCGGTGCTGCAGCAGGCGGTCCGGGACCGGGCCAAGGTCTGGGTCGGTTACGTCGACTCGCATGGCGCCACGCTGTCGCGGCTGGTCCGGCCGGTCTCGCTGAGCGCCGGCTACCTGCGTGCCGAGGATGAGCGCGGGGAGAGCCTGCACACGTTCGCCCTGCACCGGATCACCGCGGCGGTCACCGAGGAGTGA
- a CDS encoding HAD family hydrolase, translating to MIPAVGFDLDMTLIDSRPGIREAYRALTARTGVFVDADLAVSRLGPPLRDELRHWFPAEDVEEMVTTYRALYPDYAIAPSVPTAGAVEALAAVRAAGLRVVVVTSKLGRLARLHLDHLGMRADELAGDLFAEGKASALVEHGVRWYVGDHRADMVAARTAGVPGIGVVTGPCSADELWDAGASYVLSDLTGFPALLSEIAVGSGPSAG from the coding sequence ATGATCCCGGCGGTCGGTTTCGACCTGGACATGACCTTGATCGACTCCCGGCCGGGTATCCGGGAGGCGTACCGGGCGCTCACCGCCAGGACCGGCGTCTTCGTCGACGCCGACCTGGCGGTCTCCCGGCTCGGCCCGCCGTTGCGGGACGAGTTGCGCCACTGGTTCCCGGCGGAGGACGTCGAGGAGATGGTGACCACCTACCGGGCGCTCTACCCGGACTACGCGATCGCCCCGTCGGTGCCGACCGCCGGGGCCGTCGAGGCGCTCGCCGCGGTCCGCGCGGCCGGGCTCCGGGTCGTCGTGGTCACCTCGAAACTGGGCCGGCTGGCGCGCCTGCACCTGGACCACCTGGGGATGCGGGCCGACGAGCTGGCCGGTGACCTGTTCGCCGAGGGCAAGGCGTCCGCGCTGGTGGAGCACGGCGTGCGGTGGTACGTGGGCGACCACCGGGCGGACATGGTGGCCGCCCGGACGGCCGGGGTGCCGGGGATCGGCGTGGTCACCGGGCCCTGCTCCGCCGACGAGCTGTGGGACGCCGGAGCTTCGTACGTGTTGTCCGATCTGACCGGCTTTCCGGCTCTGCTGAGTGAGATTGCAGTTGGGTCCGGGCCGTCGGCTGGATAG
- a CDS encoding cold-shock protein, whose protein sequence is MPTGRVKWYDATKGFGFVTSDEGGDVFLPKGALPAGVTDLKTGQRIEFGVVDSRKGAQALGVKLLDAPPSLALRDAEARRRPAEETASMIEDMIKVLENTVQPTLQRGRYPDKKSSQKIAQLLHAIAGEFEL, encoded by the coding sequence GTGCCCACGGGTCGAGTGAAGTGGTACGACGCGACGAAGGGATTCGGATTCGTCACCAGTGATGAGGGCGGCGACGTGTTCCTGCCCAAGGGTGCGCTGCCGGCGGGGGTCACCGACCTGAAAACGGGACAGCGGATCGAGTTCGGCGTGGTGGACAGCCGCAAGGGCGCCCAGGCGCTCGGTGTGAAGCTGCTGGACGCTCCGCCGTCGCTGGCGCTCCGCGACGCCGAGGCGCGCCGCCGCCCGGCCGAGGAGACGGCCAGCATGATCGAGGACATGATCAAGGTCCTGGAGAACACCGTGCAGCCGACGTTGCAGCGTGGCCGTTACCCGGACAAGAAGAGTTCGCAGAAGATCGCGCAGCTGCTGCACGCGATCGCCGGCGAGTTCGAGCTGTGA